atcagatgacactcctaggacattatgttatacaatacatgcatgttttgttcaatcaagttcatatttatatcaaaaaccagctttttacaatagcatgtgatgttcagaactagcatacccaccgcaaacttccggtgattttactaaattactcacgataaacgtttacaaaaaacataacaattattttaagaactatagatacagaactcctttatgcaattgtggtgtcagattttaaaatagctttttggcgaaagcacattttgcaatattctgagtagatagctcggccgtcacaggctagctaatttgacacccaccaagtttggtgctcaccaaactcagatttactataagaaaaattggattacctttgctgttcttcgtcagaattcactcccaggacttctacttcaacaacaaatgttgttttggttcgaaataatccatagttatatccaaatagctccgttttgtttgtgcgttcatgtcagtatccgaagggtgacgcgcgggcgcattttgtgacaaaaaaattcaaaatattccattaccgtacttcgaagcatgtcaaacgctgtttaaaataaatgtttatgctatttttctcataaaatagcgataatattccaaccgggaaacattatgttcattcatagactgaaagaaaaacatggagtcgtctcgtgcacgcgcactccactgtcattgttccctgcctgaccactcacaaaaactcctgctttttttcgcccagactgcagagacgtcattccgctttctggcgccttctgagagccaatggaagccttagaaaatgtcacgttacagcagagatgctgtatttttgatagagatgccctagaaggacaacaaattgtcagacagggcacttcctgtatggaatcttctcaggttttggcctgccatatgagttctgttatactcacagacaccattcaaacagttttagaaacttcagagtgttttctatccaaatctactaattatatgcatattctagtttttgggcaggagtagtaaccagattaaatcgggtacgttttttattcggccgtgaaaatactgccccctatcccaaacaggttaaggttCATTTACTTCATATTTCTCTAGTCAACAGTATGGGCACGTCAGTGTTACGTATTGTTGGGCTTTTATTGAATATCATTTCCATCTGAGTTCTTAGAATTGTTGTTCCGAAGTTATCGCATAAGTGCTACAATACAAGCAACTACTTATTTTCTGGTTAGTTTTGACTTTCATAGTATGCCTGATGATTTTCTTTTAATCATATGTACTACACATGCAATAAAGTAGCACTGCAAGACCGTTTCAGTGCCACTCTGTGTGGACAGCGCCTCTTCTGTCATGATAGCGGCAAAGGTCTGCTCGGCTCTATCGCACTGCTCTCTCTTCTTCCAACTGCTATGTTTTGATTAAGTCAAAATAGAGTCACTGAAGTCGCTTAAGCAGTGTTAACGGCTTGTCATGTGTCAAATAATTCTCAACATTAATATGTTGCTGTGTTGTTCAATAATGATTTAGAGTGAGTATCCATGGACATGCTTTTACGCACGTTCCAATCTTTGGCTGAGAGGATAAGGTGCCATGTTTTAGTATCAAATTATTGCTGTTTGCCTTGCTGGTCATCATAGTATTATAGTGATTTAACGTTGCATTTATTTCGATTTTACATTGCACAGTGTTCATCTACTTGCTACTATATGGGAAGACAGTTGTGTTGAAATATTTCTACCTTTTTTTAATTCAAATTTCATCTAGTGTTCATGTTTTAGACTCTGCGGGCCGCTGTTGATCAGTGAAATGATTTCTGTCCAGTGTTGTCAATCAGAAGGAGTCCCCTCCCATATCACTGCGCTctagcagaggagagggagagactatCTGCACTTCATACGAGGCGGGGCGCGACTGAGACAAGCTCACTCTCCACACGTGTAGGTGGATTACAGATACCACAAGAGGACGGCTCAAATATGCTTATTTAATATTATACATCGACTAACACTCTTGTCTTTCCCGTTTGAGGATACAGTATAAGGAATATTTTTGTGGGATCAATTCATTGTTGGCTATGGCTTCCGATGGATTCCTTCAACATAAATGCGTAAGATGGCGTTCGTGTTTTGGACTGCGGTGGCAAGTTCTTGTTTTACTCCTGTATTTCAGTCATATTATCAGTGGCCAAATCCGGTATTCCATTCCGGAGGAGATGAAGAAAGGCTCTCTTATCGGTAACGTAGCTCAAGACCTGGGGTTAGATTTGAAACGGCTCCGGGCGGGCCGGGCCCGTATCGTGACCGGAGAAAGCGTTCAGTACACAGAGCTGAAGACAGACAAAGGGATTCTAGTCGTGAGCGAGAGAATAGACCGAGAGCAGCTTTGTGGCGACGTCACACCGTGTAGCTTCAGCTTCGAAATGATTCTAGAGAATCCGATGGAACTGCACCTCGTCACTGTAGAAATATTAGACGTTAATGATAATGCGCCCACATTTCAACAGAACGATTTAGAATTGAAAATCAGTGAATCTGCTTCTGTGGGGGCGCGCTTTACCCTAGCAACTGCGGATGACCCGGATGTAGGATCTAATGCTTTACAAAATTACATTCTAACACCGAATGATCATTTCGTTGTCAAACAACATTCAAATGCACATGGAAAAAGATATGCAGAAATGGTGCTCCAGAAGTCGTTAGACAGAGAGGAGCATCCTCGTCTCTCTCTAAAGCTAATCGCTGTAGACGGTGGAAATCCACAGAGATCTGGCTCAGTAAATATAGAGATCACTGTCCTAGATGCCAATGATAATGCGCCTGTGTTTAACCAGTCAGTGTACAGGGCTACTGTGATGGAAAATGTACCGAAAGGCACCTATATTACAACGGTAAATGCCAGCGATGCAGACGGTGGATTGAATGGTTTAGTACATTATTCTCTTTCAAAAATGCAAAACAATGTGGACAATGTGTTTGATATTGACAAGACCACTGGCTTTATATCGCTTGTGGGACAGTTAGATTATGAAAAAGACAAGAAATACGAAGTGAGTATCGAAGCCACAGACCAAGGTGGATTGACTGACTCCAGTAAAGTTGTTGTCGATGTAATAGATGTCAACGATAATGTCCCTGTAATCAGCGTCATGTCGTTCACTAGTCCGGTCTCTGAAGATTCGCCACTCGGTACAACCATTGGTATTATTCATGTGAAAGATCTTGATTCAGGTGAAAATTGTCAGGTTAGCTGCAGCCTGGACCAAAATATTCCTTTCAATATAAAATCTAATGTAAGAAATTACTACACCTTGGTAACAGGCGCTGTTTTAGACCGTGAGAGCGTGTCAGAATATAACATCACTGTAGTCGCCACGGACGCAGGGTCGCCTCCTCTCTCAAGTAAGAGAACCTTTCACCTGAAGGTGTCCGACGTCAATGACAACGCCCCAGTGTTTCCACATGGCGTGTACAACTCTTATATCGCAGAGAATAACTCTCCAGGCGTCTCTATATTTACTGTTACAGCTAAAGACACGGATTCTAATCAAAATGCCCGTATTTCCTATATTCTAGAGGATTCTGATGTCAGCGGGACTCCTGTGTCTGTTTATGTTTCCGTAAACGCAGAGAGTGGGGTCATACACGCGGTGCGCTCCTTTGATTATGAACAAATGAAACAACTAAGACTCGTGGTTAAGGCGCAGGATGGAGGCTCTCCTCCACTCAGTAGCAATGTGACTGTCATCATCTTCATCCAAGATCAGAACGACAACGCGCCTCAGGTTCTGTACCCAGTCCAGACTAGCAGCTCTCTGGTGGCTGAAATGGTGCCTCGTTCAGCAGATGTGGGCTATCTTGTTACTAAAGTGGTGGCTGTTGATGTGGACTCTGGACAGAATGCCTGGCTCTCGTATAAACTGCAGAAAGCGACAGACAGAGCGCTGTTTGAAGTGGGCTTACAGAATGGAGAAATAAGAACTATACGCCAAGTGAATGATAAAGATGCTGTGAAACAAAGGCTCACTGTTGTAGTGGAGGACAACGGGCAGCCCTCTCGTTCAGCTACAGTCAATGTTAACGTGGCGGTGGCGGACAGCTTCCCTGAAGTGCTCTCGGAGTTCACTGACTTTACGCACGACAAGGAGTACAACGACAACCTGACTTTTTACTTAGTCTTGGCTTTGGCTGTAGTCTCATTTCTGTTCATCACATGTTTAGTGGTTATTATATCAGTGAAAATATACAGATGGAGACAGTCTCGCATCCTCTATCATTCCAACCTCCCGGTTATTCCGTATTATCCACCGCGTTACGCAGACACTTTGGGGACAGGAACTCTACAGCACGTGTACAATTACGAGGTGTGCAGGACGACTGACTCCAGAAAGAGTGACTGTCAGTTCACCAGACCCTGTAGTCAGAACGTACTGATAATGGACCCCAGTTCTACAGGGACGATGCAGCGGATGCAGAACGAAAAGAACAtcctggatgaaccagactcgcCGGTGGAGGTGAGTCTGTTGCAGTTTTAATGGTATTGCTCATTAGGTTGGAATACATCTTCTCAGTTTTCCTTCGTAACTCTTTGAACTTTTGTGCCCTAAGGTTCATTTACTCAGTATTTCTCTTGTCATCACAGTATATGGGTCAATCAGTTAAGTATTGTTGCGGTTAGTTTGGGTTTTATAGAATTCCTTTGCCAGCGGTTTTGGACTGTGGGTAGCAATACCAAGTGCTACAATAGAAGCATTAACATGTTTTCTGATTATTTGGTTTTTTTATATTATGCCTACTTTTTTTTCTCATAACTCGGCCGTTTCAGCCCCACTCTGTGTGGACACCGCAAATTCTGTCATGATAGAAGCAGAGTTCTGATACGTTCTCTTACACTTTTCTCCCTAGTTCCAACTACTGTGTATTTATTAAGTCACTATAGGGTGGCTTTTAGTGTTGACTGCTTTTCATTTCAACTAACTCTCAACATAGGTATTTTACCGTATTGTTCAATAATGGTTTGGATGGTGGATCCATGGAAATTGTTTACGCACGTTCCAATCTAGCGCTGACTGAATAGGGTGACATGTTTTAGTAGGCTATCGAATTATTGCCACTTGCCTCGCTGGTCGTAGTATCATAGTGATTGAACGATGCGTTCATTTATATTGCGCCACAGTGTTCAACTTACCTGTTTGGAACGGGAGGAGTACTGTAAAGTGTTGAATAATTTCTACGTTTTAATGAATTCAAATATAATCTGGTGTTCATGTTTTAGACTCTGAGGGCCGCTGTTGATCAGTGAAATAATTTCTGTCCAGTGTTGTCAGTCAGTGGAGTTAACTCCCCTATCACTGCGCTCtaccagaggagagggagagactctgcgCTTCATACGATGCGGGCGGGACAGAGAAACACTCTGTGTATTACTGTTTAAGTAGAAGGGACGGTGAAAATAGCCTGGATTGAAACAAAACGTTACATATTACTCCTCTCTTTGCTCAACGTTTCTGAGGATACAGTGGAAGGAATTTTCCTGTGGGATTTATTCTTCGTTGGCTATGGCATTTGAAGGATTCTATCAACCTAAATGCGTAAGATGGCGTTCATGTTGTGGACTGCGGTGGCAAGTACTTATTTTTCTCCTGCATCTCAATCATATTGTCAGAGGCCAAATCCGGTATTCCATTCCGGAGGAGATGAAGAAAGGCTCTGTTATCGGTAACGTAGCTCAAGACCTGGGGTTAGATTTGAAACGGCTCCGAGCGGGCCGGGCTCGTATCGTGACCGGAGAAAGCGTTCAGTACACAGAGCTGAAGACAGACAAAGGGATTCTAGTCGTGAGCGAGAGAATAGACCGAGAACAGCTTTGTACTGACGTCACGCCGTGTAGCTTCAGCTTCGAAATCATTCTAGAGAATCCGATGGAACTGCACCTAGTCACTGTAGAAATATTAGATGTAAATGATCATGCGCCCGTTTTTCCAAATAAAGATATTCATTTTGAAATCAGCGAATCGGCCACAGTTGGAGCTAGGTTTCCGCTAGAGAGTGCAGAGGATCCCGATGTAGGACTCAACGCCCTACAAAATTACATTTTAACTCCCAATGATTATTTCATTCTAAAAAAGCATGCGAATCCAGACGGTAGTAAATATGCTGAGATGTTCCTCCAGAAGTCGTTAGACAGAGAAGAGCATCCTCGTCTCTCTTTAAAGCTAATCGCTGTAGACGGTGGAAATCCGCAGAGATCTGGCTCAGTAAATATAGAGATCACTGTCCTAGATGTAAATGATAACGCGCCTGTGTTTAACCAGTCAGTGTACAGGGCTACTGTGATGGAAAACGCCCCAAAAGGGACATATATCACAACCGTGAATGCCAGTGACGCAGACGGTGGATCGAACGGCGAAATAGCATACAGTTGTTCAAAGTTAAAGGGCACCATAGCGGACATATTTATCATTAATGAGAACACCGGAATCATATCTGTTTCGGGTCAGATAGATTATGAGAAAAATAAGAAGTACGAGGTTAGAGTTGAAgctaaagaccagggaggtttaacAGACTCGAGTAAAGTTGTCATTGAAGTTATTGATGTTAATGACAACGCACCAGTTATAAACGTCATGTCTTTCTCCAGCCCTGTGTCTGAAGATGCTCCTCCTGGCACCACTATTGCTATTATAAATGTTAAAGATAATGATTCAGAGAGAAATGGACAGATTACATGCTCTATAGATACTAAACTCCCATTTAAGATCAAATCCTCAATGGCTAATTACTACAATGTTATAACAGATTCGATTTTTGACCGAGAAGCGGTGCCCGAATACAACATAACCATAACAGCGACAGATTCTGGTTCGCCTCCTCTCTCTAGCGCCAGGGCTTTACACCTTAGAATCTCTGATGTAAATGACAATGCCCCATTGTTCGATAAAGGTCCCTACTCTGCTTACGTCACAGAGAATAACTCTCCTGGAATGTCCATATTTACTGTCAGCGCGCGGGACTCTGATTGGAATCAGAACGCGAGAATATCGTACCTGTTGGAGGACACGCAGATCAGTGGAACTCCAGTCTCTACTTATATATCAATTAACTCTGAAACAGGAGTTTTACATGCGGTGCGCTCCTTTGATTATGAACAAATAAAACAGCTTAAACTCGTGGTTAAGGCGCAGGATGgaggctctcctcctctcagtagcAATGTGACTGTGAAAATAATGATCCAGGACCAGAACGACAACGCGCCTCAGGTTCTGTACCCAGTCCAGACTAGCAGCTCTCTGGTGGCTGAAATGGTGCCTCGTTCAGCAGATGTGGGCTATCTTGTTACTAAAGTGGTGGCTGTTGATGTGGACTCTGGACAGAATGCCTGGCTCTCGTATAAACTGCAGAAAGCGACAGACAGGGCGCTGTTTGAAGTGGGCTTACAGAATGGTGAAATAAGAACCGTACGTCAAGTGAATGATAAAGATGCCATGAAACAAAGGCTCACTGTTGTAGTGGAGGACAACGGGCAGCCCTCTCGTTCAGCTACAGTCAATGTTAACGTGGCGGTGGCGGACAGCTTCCCTGAAGTGCTCTCGGAGTTCACTGACTTTACGCACGACAAGGAGTACAATGACAATATGACTTTTTACTTAGTCTTGGCTTTGGCTGTAGTCTCATTTCTGTTCATCACCTGTTTAGTGGTTATTATATCAGTGAAAATATACAGATGGAGACAGTCTAGGATCCTCTATCATTCCAACCTCCCGGTTATTCCGTATTATCCACCGCGTTACGCAGACACTTTGGGGACAGGAACTCTACAGCACGTGTACAATTACGAGGTGTGCAGGACGACTGACTCCAGAAAGAGTGACTGTCAGTTCGCCAGACCCTGTAGTCAGAACGTACTGATAATGGACCCCAGTTCTACAGGGACGATGCAGCGGATGCAGAGTGAACAGAACAtcctggatgaaccagactccCCACTAGAGGTCTGTTGTATTTGAATAATTATGTTGTCCCTAAAACTATGATTTCCGTGTGTATGTTTTAGGACCATGGTGTGATTTGACCTATTAGAAATCGAACTTGCATACCTGGTAGGTTTCAATGGTCAGAAATGCTGTTTATTTCAATAATATGTGGCCATTTCAGCACCAAGGCCACGGACAGCTTTATTTCAATATGTAGTCTGTAATACATCCGTTTCACTCTTATAGTAGAAGTTTTACTCAACGCGTATTTTTGTTAGATTTTCTTTGTCCACATCTCACCTTCATGTTGGTTTCCGTTCGTCATTGATACATTGGCTTATTTTTTTATATAGCATCATATTATTTCCCCAAATGTTTCATATTTTTCTTGTGAATATCTGTAGTTCAGTGGATTGAACTCAGAGGGACGCTGTTGGTCAGTGTCTTACAATTTTAGAGCGGATTTGTAGCCGAACCTCCACCATTATCTCGACGTATTAAGAGAGAGAAACTGCTACACGCAGAGCGCAAAGTCCAGGTCACAGAGAACACCAAGCACCGAGACAACGAGCTGCGATTCTTTTGTTCCAGAATTTTCTTCAGGATTGTTGAGGCATTTACctttgattttttatttttactaaaaACGAATGGAATTTGACTGACTTCTTAACGGACAATAAGGTTTGTATTGTTTGATATCATACGGAAAATGTCGGACAGAACAATGACACGGCAAGTACTGTTGTTTATCTCGgtcctctctctcagttcagtgcACGGGCAGGTCAGTTACTCCATTCCGGAGGAAATGGCGAAAGGCTCTTTAGTCGGTAACATAGCGCAGGATTTGGGTTTAGATATCAAAAGACTGAAATCAGGTAAAGCTCGTATTTATACTGGAGACAGCGCAGAATACATCGAGCTGAATAAAGAAAGGGGAGTTCTCCTTATCAGAGAGAGAATAGACCGTGAAGCTCTCTGCGGACAGACGACGCCTTGTGCACTGCATTTGCAAATACTTTTAGAGAATCCCATGGAATTTTACAGCATAACAGTTGAGTTAACCGATATAAATGATAATTCGCCTACTTTTGAAAAGAGTGAAATGAAATATGAAATAGGCGAGTCCGCTTTATCGGGAACCAGGATTGTCTTAGAAAGAGCAATTGATGACGACGTTGGCGTTAACGGTCTTCATAGCTATTCTCTGAAACCGTCCGATAATTTCATTTTAAAAACTCAAAATTTGCCAAATGGTGGTAAAAATGTTGAAATGGTTTTGCAGACGCCTCTAGACCGAGAGAAACAGGATCAGATATCGCTGACATTAACAGCGTTAGATGGAGGAGAGCCTCAGCTATCAGGAACAATGCGAATCATCATCACTGTACTAGACGCCAATGATAACGCACCTGTCTGTTCCCAAGCGGTTTATAAGGCCAGCGTATTGGAGAACGCGATTAAAGGAACTGTTTTAACCACAGTCACTGCGTTTGACGCTGATCAAGGTTCATATGGAACAGTTACCTATCATCTTCCACAATCTGGAGCAGCCCAACTATTTGAGATTGGTAAAGAGGATGGAGTGGTCAAATTAAACCTGAATATTGATTACGAAAGAACTAAACATTATCAGATTGACGTTCAAGCCAGAGACCAAGGAGGTAACACCGATTCTTGTAAAGTAATTATTGACGTAATCGATATAAATGACAACAAACCTTCCATCAACATTATGTCAAAAACAAATAGCATATCTGAGGATGCTAAACCTGACACGGTCGTAACAATGATGAATATTCAAGACCCAGATTCTGATGGAAATGGTAAAGTGCAGTGCTCTATTGAAGACAATATTCCCTTTGTGATGAGATCGACCTCAAACAATTTCTATAGCCTAGTAACTGACAGTGActtggaccgagagagagactctgagTACAACATCAGTGTGACGTGCTCTGATGAGGGCGCGCCCTCGCTCTCCAGCAGCGTCACTCTCACCTTACAGATATCAGATGTGAACGACAACGCGCCTGTCTTTGAGAGGAGCTCATATGAGGCCTACATTATAGAAAACAACACACCGGGCCTCTCTATATTCACAGTGGAAGCCAGAGACGCTGACTGGAACCAGAATGCCCGTGTTTCTTACATACTGGAGGACTCCTCGGTTAACGGAGTGCCCGTCTCCTCATATTTGTCCGTTAGTGCTGATAGTGGAGTCATACATGCAGTGCGCTCTTTTGACTACGAGCAGATCAAGGATTTCCAGTTCCGCGTAAAAGCGCAGGATGGAGGCTCCCCTCCTCTCAGTAGCAATGTGACTGTGAAAATAATGATCCAGGACCAGAACGACAACGCGCCTCAGGTTCTGTACCCAGTCCAGACTAGCAGCTCTCTGGTGGCTGAAATGGTGCCTCGTTCAGCAGATCTGGGCTATCTTGTTACTAAAGTGGTGGCTGTTGATGTGGACTCTGGACAGAATGCCTGGCTCTCGTATAAACTGCAGAAAGCGACAGACAGGGCGCTGTTTGAAGTGGGTTCACAGAATGGGGAAATAAGAACCATACGCCAAGTCAATGATAAAGATGCTGTGAAACAAAGGCTCACTGTTGTAGTGGAGGACAACGGGCAGCCCTCTCGTTCAGCTACAGTCAATGTTAACGTGGCGGTGGCGGACAGCTTCCCTGAAGTGCTCTCGGAGTTCACTGACTTTACGCACGACAAGGAATACAATGACAACCTGACTTTTTACTTAGTCTTGGCTTTGGCTGTAGTCTCATTTCTGTTCATCACATGTTTAGTGGTTATTATATCAGTGAAAATATACAGATGGAGACAGTCTCGCATCCTCTATCATTCCAACCTCCCGGTTATTCCGTATTATCCACCGCGTTACGCAGACACTTTGGGGACAGGAACTCTACAGCACGTGTACAATTACGAGGTGTGCAGGACGACTGACTCCAGAAAGAGTGACTGTCAGTTCGCCAGACCCTGTAGTCAGAACGTACTGATAATGGACCCCAGGTCTACAGGGACGATGCAGCGGATGCAGAGTGAAAAGAACAtcctggatgaaccagactcACCAATAGAGGTCTGTTATCTATTTCCATTTGTATCCATTTACATCTTTAAATGCATGTTTCGCGTTGATTTTCTCCCCACTGTCCGAGAAGCTCATCTTTCCATTGTTATTGCACTTTCAGCACCACAGTCACGGACAGCGGCGCTTTGCAAATAGGGTGACTTGCCTTGTAGCTGAATTCTCGTTGATGGTAAAGATAATACCGTCCTTTAAAGATCAATCAAACATATCCTTTGTATTTCATAACATTCATGATAGGCTACGGGTATTCCATGCACAACATTCCATCCATTTCCTGTTTAACCTGCAAGTCTAACAttgtgttctgttgtattgtaatTCCATGCGGAGTGTGTGGGGATAGGCTGAGACTTTCTCCACATCTCTCCGGGATCTTTGTGTACATTTGGCCTACATGCATTGACCAAGATAATTCATTGATATAGTCTTTATGGTTACCTCTCTTATGTGGGCTCTTACGTTCCCAACTTACCTGGGGTGTTTTTCTTTCTTTGTTCAAATCTGTAATTTAATAGTCTGAACTCTGAGGGACGCTGTTGGTCAGTGTGTTGCTGTTTTAGAGCAGATTTGGAGCAGCACCTCCCCCATTATCTCGATATATTAGAGAGGAAAGAGTCGCACGCAGAGCACCAAGTCCAGGTTACCGGAGAACACTAAGTACGGAGACAACGAGCTGCGATTCTTTTGTTCAGGCGAGACGATTTTTGGACACATTGTGCTTTGTTTATCAGCACTGAAACCAAACTGAATATTACAGACTGTTTTACGGATTATAACCTGCTTGTTGTTTCATGGTGAAGGGAAAATGTCGGACAGAACAATGACACGGCAAGTACTGTTGTTTATCTCGgtcctctctctcagttcagtgcACGGGCAGGTCAGTTACTCCATTCCGGAGGAAATGGCGAAAGGCTCTTTAGTCGGTAACATAGCGCAGGATTTGGGTTTAGATATCAAAAGACTGAAATCAGGTAAAGCTCGTATTTATACTGGAGACAGCGCAGAATACATCGAGCTGAATAAAGAAAGGGGAGTTCTCCTTATCAAAGAGAGAATAGACCGTGAAGCGCTCTGCGGACAGACTACACCTTGTGCACTGCATTTTCAGATTATTCTGGAGAATCCAATGGAATTTTACAGCATCACAGTTGAAATAACGGATACCAATGATAATGCTCCGGTTTTTAAAAGGAATGCAATGACATTTGAAATAAGCGAGTCTGCTTTAACGGGTGCTAGATTCGTCTTGGAGAGAGCGATTGATAATGACGTAGGTATAAATGGCCTT
The sequence above is drawn from the Salmo salar chromosome ssa05, Ssal_v3.1, whole genome shotgun sequence genome and encodes:
- the LOC106604876 gene encoding protocadherin gamma-A2 isoform X32; its protein translation is MSDRTMTRQVLLFISVLSLSSVHGQVSYSIPEEMAKGSLVGNIAQDLGLDIKRLKSGKARIYTGDSAEYIELNKERGVLLIRERIDREALCGQTTPCALHLQILLENPMEFYSITVELTDINDNSPTFEKSEMKYEIGESALSGTRIVLERAIDDDVGVNGLHSYSLKPSDNFILKTQNLPNGGKNVEMVLQTPLDREKQDQISLTLTALDGGEPQLSGTMRIIITVLDANDNAPVCSQAVYKASVLENAIKGTVLTTVTAFDADQGSYGTVTYHLPQSGAAQLFEIGKEDGVVKLNLNIDYERTKHYQIDVQARDQGGNTDSCKVIIDVIDINDNKPSINIMSKTNSISEDAKPDTVVTMMNIQDPDSDGNGKVQCSIEDNIPFVMRSTSNNFYSLVTDSDLDRERDSEYNISVTCSDEGAPSLSSSVTLTLQISDVNDNAPVFERSSYEAYIIENNTPGLSIFTVEARDADWNQNARVSYILEDSSVNGVPVSSYLSVSADSGVIHAVRSFDYEQIKDFQFRVKAQDGGSPPLSSNVTVKIMIQDQNDNAPQVLYPVQTSSSLVAEMVPRSADLGYLVTKVVAVDVDSGQNAWLSYKLQKATDRALFEVGSQNGEIRTIRQVNDKDAVKQRLTVVVEDNGQPSRSATVNVNVAVADSFPEVLSEFTDFTHDKEYNDNLTFYLVLALAVVSFLFITCLVVIISVKIYRWRQSRILYHSNLPVIPYYPPRYADTLGTGTLQHVYNYEVCRTTDSRKSDCQFARPCSQNVLIMDPRSTGTMQRMQSEKNILDEPDSPIEQKPPNADWRFTQGQRPGPSGAGGPPEMAMGTGPWPNPPTEAEQLQALMAAANVSEATATLGPGTMGLSTRYSPQFTLQHVPDYRQNVYIPGSTATLTSNPQQQQQQQMLMQQQMAAQHQALQAQPSEAAAQPEPPKPAQTPASKKKSTKKEKK
- the LOC106604876 gene encoding protocadherin gamma-A2 isoform X30, with product MSDRTMTRQVLLFISVLSLSSVHGQVSYSIPEEMAKGSLVGNIAQDLGLDIKRLKSGKARIYTGDSAEYIELNKERGVLLIRERIDREALCGQTTPCALHLQILLENPMEFYSITVELTDINDNSPTFEKSEMKYEIGESALSGTRIVLERAIDDDVGVNGLHSYSLKPSDNFILKTQNLPNGGKNVEMVLQTPLDREKQDQISLTLTALDGGEPQLSGTMRIIITVLDANDNAPVCSQAVYKASVLENAIKGTVLTTVTAFDADQGSYGTVTYHLPQSGAAQLFEIGKEDGVVKLNLNIDYERTKHYQIDVQARDQGGNTDSCKVIIDVIDINDNKPSINIMSKTNSISEDAKPDTVVTMMNIQDPDSDGNGKVQCSIEDNIPFVMRSTSNNFYSLVTDSDLDRERDSEYNISVTCSDEGAPSLSSSVTLTLQISDVNDNAPVFERSSYEAYIIENNTPGLSIFTVEARDADWNQNARVSYILEDSSVNGVPVSSYLSVSADSGVIHAVRSFDYEQIKDFQFRVKAQDGGSPPLSSNVTVKIMIQDQNDNAPQVLYPVQTSSSLVAEMVPRSADLGYLVTKVVAVDVDSGQNAWLSYKLQKATDRALFEVGSQNGEIRTIRQVNDKDAVKQRLTVVVEDNGQPSRSATVNVNVAVADSFPEVLSEFTDFTHDKEYNDNLTFYLVLALAVVSFLFITCLVVIISVKIYRWRQSRILYHSNLPVIPYYPPRYADTLGTGTLQHVYNYEVCRTTDSRKSDCQFARPCSQNVLIMDPRSTGTMQRMQSEKNILDEPDSPIEQKPPNADWRFTQGQRPGPSGAGGPPEMAMGTGPWPNPPTEAEQLQALMAAANEVSEATATLGPGTMGLSTRYSPQFTLQHVPDYRQNVYIPGSTATLTSNPQQQQQQQMLMQQQMAAQHQALQAQPSEAAAQPEPPKPAQTPASKKKSTKKEKK